In Amphiura filiformis chromosome 2, Afil_fr2py, whole genome shotgun sequence, one DNA window encodes the following:
- the LOC140143475 gene encoding uncharacterized protein has product MFEQIRLVKAKSTPTQQACIKDIEGKVLSESEDIMNRWKEYGGKLFEKPDKEVPLSMPKTPVEEVEPPPLISEVEYAVSQLKTGKSPAELIGRYGLEALHQLCTSIWTSCEWPEDWKNRSL; this is encoded by the coding sequence atgttTGAACAGATCAGATTAGTAAAAGCCAAGTCTACTCCAACACAGCAAGCATGCATCAAGGATATAGAAGGAAAAGTCCTCAGTGAATCGGAAGATATCATGAACAGATGGAAAGAGTATGGTGGAAAACTGTTTGAAAAACCAGACAAAGAAGTACCACTTTCCATGCCAAAAACACCGGTTGAAGAGGTAGAGCCACCACCTCTCATATCTGAAGTTGAGTATGCAGTCAGCCAACTCAAGACTGGGAAATCACCAGCCGAGCTAATAGGACGGTATGGACTAGAAGCTTTACACCAACTATGCACAAGCATATGGACAAGCTGTGAATGGCCAGAAGACTGGAAAAACAGGAGTTTGTGA
- the LOC140143453 gene encoding uncharacterized protein → MNLKLNMKKTKHLVTGAVEKEYNITIDGEEVEQVDHFKYLGSVKTSNANCTADIKASIGMAKGRMIELQDLWNDRNLPTELKMKLIKILVWSVLLYGLEGWTMTKADERPKLAAEMWFWRRMLNISWKEKQTGASLRNLV, encoded by the coding sequence ATGAATCTCAAACTCAACATGAAGAAAACAAAACATCTTGTCACAGGGGCAGTAGAAAAAGAGTACAACATCACAATAGATGGAGAAGAAGTAGAACAGGTCGATCACTTCAAGTATCTGGGCTCAGTAAAAACATCAAATGCAAATTGCACGGCTGACATCAAAGCCAGCATTGGAATGGCCAAAGGAAGAATGATCGAACTTCAGGATTTGTGGAATGATCGAAACCTTCCAACAGAACTGAAAATGAAACTGATCAAGATACTGGTATGGAGTGTACTCCTTTATGGCCTGGAGGGCTGGACTATGACCAAAGCAGATGAAAGACCGAAGCTTGCTGCTGAAATGTGGTTCTGGAGAAGAATGCTAAACATCAGTTGGAAGGAAAAACAAACAGGAGCATCCTTGAGGAACTTGGTGTGA
- the LOC140143464 gene encoding uncharacterized protein, translating into MPSDQILMEKILGIGEEVFVMFIDYSKAFDSVGHVKLFAAMEEMCFPVHLASLLQSLYVNQRGQIRRNCENTDKFSMTKGVRQGCIASPYLFVTYTEKAMRDADVDTYGIKVGGIPISNLRYADDTALLETSVEDIKNWQHQ; encoded by the coding sequence ATGCCTTCAGATCAGATACTGATGGAGAAGATACTTGGAATAGGTGAAGAAGTCTTTGTCATGTTTATTGATTATTCAAAGGCATTTGACTCAGTCGGTCATGTTAAACTGTTTGCTGCAATGGAAGAAATGTGCTTCCCAGTACATCTTGCGTCTCTGCTACAATCCCTGTATGTAAACCAGAGAGGACAGATCAGGAGGAATTGTGAAAATACAGATAAGTTCAGTATGACCAAAGGTGTGAGACAGGGTTGCATTGCGTCACCGTATCTTTTCGTGACATACACAGAGAAAGCGATGAGGGATGCTGATGTAGATACTTATGGCATCAAAGTAGGAGGCATACCAATCTCAAACCTTCGTTATGCAGACGACACCGCACTCCTGGAAACATCAGTAGAGGACATAAAAAATTGGCAACATCAGTAG